The genomic window CACGGATTGGATCGGAATTCGAGCGTGTATCCGCCGCGGTCTTTCACCTGCAAATGCTGTTGTCGCGAGCACTTGCGGTCTCGTCATTGGAGCAGGCGGAATGGCGCGGGCCACAATATACGCAATGCTTCAAGTCGGCATTAAAAACATCGTCGTCTACAATCGCACACCTCAAAATGCTCAGAAGATGGTGTCGCACTTTACAGAACTCCTTCAAAGGAAGGGCTTTAAGCTTCTCAGCGCTGGGAGCGAAGGGGCCCAGTTCCACGTCATCGAATCGCTTGAAGATGCTTGGCCTGCCGATGTCCGCCTACCTACAGTAGTCGTTTCATGCATCCCAACGCATCGCATTGGAAATGTGCCTGCGCCGGACTTGACACTTCCGGATGAGTGGCTAGGAAGCCGCACGGGAGGCGTCGCAATTGAGCTTGGATACAAGACGTTGGATACGCCATTCTTGGCTCAGTTCAGAAAGGAGTCATCTCGAGGATGGGTCAGCATGGATGGTCTCGACATGCTGCCTGAGCAAGGCTTTGCTCAATTTGAACTGTTCACGGGTCGAAGAGCGCCGAGGAGGATCATGAGGCGAGAGGTTTTCCAGGCATATCCcgatgaggagggcaagTCGAACTTTGAAGAATTGCGGCCCAGGCTGCAGTCACTTGATGAGCAAGAAGCATAATTATGAGCGATGAATGATCAATATATTTTGCGGTGCCCTCCCAGGGCTTGATGGTAGCTTTTCTTTTCCGTGAGATCCGATTGCTGTTTCGAGATTCACAGTACTGAGTGTTAAGTGTGACGCGGTTCAACCGCGTTCTAGTTTCAAGACGGTTCTCAGCTCGTTGGCGGTTGGTGCCAGTCAGCCCCGCCTACCCTAAACTGTAACCTTCTCAGCATGTTGGCATCAAATTTCGTATTGCGCGCTGTTAAATCGACTCTTTTCCTAAATTTTATGTCGCATTGAACACTCTAGGCGCCAGGAAATGGGGGTAATATATTCACTTTCAGTGAGTAGACGGCGTTGTGCGACCTCGAAGTTCTCTTCCAACAAAATCCTGCATCCCAAATACTCAACTATCAAGCCCTTTATGCTTCAACACACGAGATATCAAATGCGTATGGACTCGACTCGACGTAAAATCCAGTATTAATCATGGCCACTAGCCTCTATGCCCGCCCATATCAAATAAAATGCCCTAAACTCCTCGCCTGCTTCCTTTTGTCCTCTTGCGCCGAAACATCATGAAAACAACGGCTGGGTTCACTGATCTGGGCCATCGCGACTTGCACCTGATCCCCGCCAATTCAGCCCCGCGCACAGCCACCCATCCCCACTTAGCATTTGCACTTGAGAGGCTTGCCGGGAGCGAGTTGATGAATGACGTCTGTCACAGAGGCAGGCTCTGTAAGAAAACGCAACACGGCTGGTGAAAGCTTGGATGCAGGCGCCTGCGTTGTGTCTGCACAGTCACCGCTACTCGCCTTCAGTCAGAAGCGCTTGATGAGTGGTAGGGAAATGAGACAAACCTGACGACTGAGGCGCAGGAACCGCAGTTGGGAACCATTGAGGCGGTTGCAGGTTGGGTGGGCATTGTGACGCGCGACGGGATAGGATGCAGATTGTTCTTGGTGTGAGCTGTCACTTGGATGGATTGAATTGAATTGACTTGTTTGTTTCGATGAATGGATTGTTTCCTTCCAATTGCACTTCCTTTCTATTTATACTGGCTTCTCTGCTTCGCGCATGACTGCAATCTCTTTTCTGCGCAAACGCTGGGATATAGTATCCAGATATCGTGAAGATGGCATTCCAAATTCTACAGATAATCGAGTTTTGCAGCCATGGAGTTGCTCATTCTGTCAGATGTCGAGATTTGCGCTGTGGTGATTCTGCGACCTCTGGTTCTGCGCAACGCGCAAAACCGCACACCCCTGTCGCGCATCGTTAGCTGCAGACGGTAGGCAGTTTCAGGGGGCGCAGGCTGCCGTTTGCTGTGAGTGGACACGGGAGCCCACCAAGATCAAATCCACGATCTGTTTGTGAGTCTTGTTTCTTTGTCCAAGCAAAGAATTGTGACAAAGTAAAAATTCTTCTACAAGACcttaaagtctatagttcTCCTGTGTTGCCTATTTTTCCAAGAGCACCTACGCACGATAGGACTCCGTGCAGGCATCATGAATTAGATCGTAAAATTGGCTGCCTCTTCCTAAATTTAGGCAGATGGCAGGGCTGAAAATGTCAAGCAGGGGTCTGACGCATCTGATCTGACCTGGCGGCTGATGGATGGTTCGCAAAGGAAAGTGCGCCTGGCAGGTGGTCATCCCATGTCGGCCTCCGATGGAAATGATGGAATGCGTGCGTGGCTGACAGCATCCATCTGCGTCCAGCCGCCCGGGTCCTGCTCGTGAATTctccttcatcctcttcaagTCTTGCCATTGTTCGACTTATAGTTTGCGGCGAACAATTACGCGCTGCCACGCCTCCGCCCGGCCCAGCGAAGCGCAAAACGCCAAAGAGGCGCAAAAAGCATACGTCCACTATGCCTATCCCCAGTGCCGCTGACCGCCGGTCGGTCCAGCAACTTGCGCAGTGCGAGTCCAAGCCGCCTCGATCCTTTAGGGGCCGCATCAAGGACAAAGGAAGGAAATACCTGAATCAGTTCAAGCCTCCCGGTTTATTTCACTCATACACCAAGGAGTTGGGCATGGTGCGCTGGATGTCGGATCCGCTCAAAGAAAAGATGACTGGCTTCCGTCGAGAGGTCGCTCCTGTTCCCGATGAAGAGGACCAACTTGCGAAACTAGATGCAAAGCTGCTTCAAGACCCCCCTCCCGAGTACCAGGCCACAAACGTTACACAAGGGCAGCAAGCCCTCCCTCAACCTATGTCCGAGCGACCGTTGTCCCTCGGGCTACAACAGACAGAGAGCATGCCCCTTCTTAGGGCTGAGACACCAACAAAAAAGACACAGAGTATCTGGCAATTGCCAGACAGGTTAAAGGAATACACGACATCGATAAGGAGCGTCGCACGCCGTGAGCGAAGAGTCACGTCGGCTCCAGTTGGTCCCTTCTCATACAACCCAGGGTCGACGGACCTCGCGGGTATTGGCACTCAATACGGATCTGCAAACAAATCGACAACGGCGTTGCAGTCCGACTCAAACGACTTGGAGATGTCAAGTAAGTTTGTCTGTGTTTGCTTCGTTGTTCTCGCTGACCCCGTTAGATTCACGCCCCAACACTCCAGACAATGTTCAAGACGACAGCGAAGAACCAGCTGAGGACCTATATGTGAGTAACTTGCATACAAGAAGTGAATTACCATGTCCACTGACAGTTCAACAGAGCCACCCACAAACATCCACAAACTCATTTCAACCACTCTCGGTAGCAAGCGGTCCATGCGACAgtggcttcttctcgactACTACAGACAACCCCTCAGAGCGTGACCTACCCATACGAAGGGCGTCCAACGACACCGTCCCGACCTCTATCGCGGAGTCTATCTTTAGCTGGACCAGGCCTTCGTCTACCATCTCGTCGGCGACTAGCAACTGGGATGTCCTTGGTAGGACTAGCTCACAAGTTACGCGAGCTTCTGTGTCGAGGAAGCACCCATACATgatgccttcttcctccgtcAATAATAGTCGAGACTCACACCGCCTTAATCGAGAACACGACCTGGAAGACTATCCTCTTCCCATTATCCCCGTACAAAGATCCAACACTGCGACTCCCCCGCGCCCAATCTCTTCCTGGATAGCTTGTCTGGATCATTCAGTGTCAGATCAAGTCACTGCCGCAGGCTGGGTGGCCCAACAACGTCGCATCCACAAGAATCGCATGCCTGAGTTGTACAAAGAGGGTATCTCGATTCACGAGGAGCCCGAAGACCTCCCAGACCCTGATGAGTGCCCAGAGGACAAGATTGAGACTGCCAGCAAGTCAGGTTTGAGCACCATCGACGAACAGGGCTCGGAGGCTGGGTGCTCTCACCACGAGGTCGTTTCCATGCGGCCGCAAAGCTCGGGCGAACATACCGACAATGGATTCCTCACAATCCCACGGAATGGGCTAGTCCGAGACACGGCGTCGTCTCCGGAGACTGACAACATGACATCTATAGCCTCCATCTGCTCCAAGGATCAGATGGACCAGGATACTCCCGGTACCTCCGTCGCAGACCATCCTGAACTGGAACGTCTGGATGAGGTTGACTCGAGCGATGCGGACGAATCCATGTCGGAGGTTTCCCACGAGACGGATGAGTCTTTCCTTGAGGCCTTTGATGCGACATCACTGGATCCTGCTCTTTTGGCGGCCGCAGTTACATTGAAGGACCGCATCGCATCGCTTGTACTGGCCAAGGTCATTGAGTGGGTAAGATCGTGTTCATCGGGACAATTCTCTGGTAACGACTCGCCCGACTTTGGTGGTGCTGGgaatggcgatggcgatgggagAGGATCAGGTGGGCGCGGTGGTGCCGGGAAGAAGAGGGGACGCGAAGACGGCGACGGAGCAACCGGCCCCGGTAGGGGAAACGATGGTGATAAGGACAAACGCCGAAAGACAGAGATCACGCCGGCAGAATTGGTCCCGAACCTCGCTTGCCCGTTCGTGAAGGGGTATCCCAACAAGAAGTGGCCATGCTGTGAGAAGAAGGGCTGGCCAAGTGTCCACCGGATCAAGTACGTCTCTCATCATTTGAAAGCATCTCGAGCCTGGCTAACTGTTGAAAAGGGAGCACATTTATCGGAGACACAAGGTCCCGATCCACTGCGACAGGTGCTTCAGCACATTTACGACTGAAAAGTTGCTCAAGGATCATCGCCGCGAAGCCGTCCCCTGCAAAGTTAACGAACCTTGCGAGATGCTGGGGATTGAtgctgagatgaaggagcGCCTCAAGTGTAGAAAAGGAATAAAGAATGCGACGGAAGAGGCGAAGTGGGAGCACATGTACAAGATCCTCTTCCCCGAGGCTGAGAGCATACCGTCTCCTTGTAAGTTGGGCTGCACGATAGAACACACCGTGATTTTAAGTGCTAATACATCCCCAGATTGCGATTTGCAAACGTTGGAAGCCCCGATGCCTCCCGAAGTTCGAGCACAGTACCGGAGCTTCATCCGTCGAGAGATTCCCGACCGTGTCATTCGCGAATTGAGTGACCGGCTCCGAAACATGCCCGAGATCCAGTCCAACCCTCAATTGGATGAGAGGAGGCTTTCTGAGATGATATCCACGTCGGTCTGGGACGCCTTCGACACTGTGATGCCGAGCATGACATCGCAAACTGGCCTGCCGACCGGTCAATCCACGCCTGACATTGATGCTGCAACACCCGAGGACCAGACTCAAGAGCCACCAGTCCCAACACAAACCCGAGAGTCAAATCATGTAGAAGCATCTTTCAGCTCCTTGCCTGGCTCAGCCGGCAGCTCGGCAGTCCACTCGTCTCAAGCCCACTATACAGATCAACTGGGCACGCAGCCAATGGTCTTCGGAGCAGCGATAATGAGCGGCGGTTCATCCTTACGATTTCCTCAGCCAACCGAGTATACACCGATACCGTCGCAATTTGACAGCTTCACGGAGTTCATGGGATATGATTTTGACCCTGACAACTTGTTGCCTCAAGATCCGTTTGGGGGCGCAACCACTCGCTTACATCAGTCATGACCAAGGTGCTTCACGAGGGAATTTGTATTAAATTAGAGCCCAGAGTGCGTTAGATGGCTTAGTTCTGGGCGTGGAGTTGGTTTGGAGGTTTGGAGGCTGGTGGTATTTCGTATACCCAGGAAGCGGAGGACAAGGaccaggcaggcaggcactCGTGatatttagcgctatatgCATTCAAACGATCTTATTGACTATTTGCCCTGAATGAATACAGAGTGTTCAATTTGCCTGGTCTTGTTCCACTTAATACGTACGTGTTGGCCTGAAAGGTGATTGAGTGAGCGGGATACATGGGCGCCTTAAAGAAGGCCAGCACAGGCTGGCAAAGTTGCGAGATCACCGATGGTCGCTCCATTGCGTAGCCAAATTTGCACGCTATAAATTAGGTGGTAGTGTTTGCAACAAAACACCGCTTGCTCCCTGCAAACAATGGAACAGCCTCCAAACAAACAGAGTGGTGGTGAATATGGATGCTGCAAAACTGCAGCGTGCTTTGACAGTGCGCGGGCAGTGATCACTACAAGGGACCCACTGTGCCTGGTGACCGCTGAGATGCCCCAGAGCTGTTGAACGAGTGTTTACCTTCAACATCTCCCTCTAATCTTGGCGATTCTGCCTCGCTGTGCCTCCTCAATGTTGTCCTGCGCTCTTTGCGGCAGATGGCTCAAGAAGTCCGACAAGCCCACATGGATGAGGGAATACAGGGCTAGTACGTGCACCCACCCCCGGTTCGCTGCTTGGAACTAACATTATCTGCTTAGTCTATGTGTCGGGTGTCAACCTTTGCGAAGCCAAGCTTTCCGGCGTTGGCAGGTTCGGGGGCTCTGGTAGAAAATACTTACCGGCAGAATCCCATAGGCGCTACGACGATGCGGACTTCAACGAGAATGTACGCGTGGAGTTTCGGTCGAGATTCCATAAAGGCGGACCGGGGTCACAGGGCGACTCACCTCTTCGGGTCTGGGGGTTCGTCTTCCATGCGGCTTGCTGGGAGATCATCACGATCCTCTTCCAGCCTGATGTTCAACTCATCTTTTCGCTGTGCTTCTCCATGCCGATCCACGGCGAAGCGATCCTTGACTGGGGCCATGACTATGGAGGAATCGTTGTCGGAATACCTGACGACGAGAACCCTCCCATGCTGACCTACATAGCACGCCCCTCTATTCCAGGTTACGGCAGGGATCCCTACACGATGTATCCCATCCAGAGACTGTTCAATTCGGCCAACATTCCGAACCACATGCTCATCGACATCCCGGCCCGGGGCAGTCCAATCAACCCGGATGGAGATGTGTTTCGCCGTCTACCAAATGAGCTCCTGCAAGCTATCCTCGTCGAGCTTCCTCGTGAATATGTCGGAAGCCTACGGCAAGCGTCCCCCATCTTTGCCAGCTTACATCTGTCAGAATCCTTTTGGGCCTCTAGGTTCTGGCGAGGACACGAGTTCCACCACATCTTCGAAACCTTGCGATCCCGCCCCGACTCCTGGGAGAAGCTCTACCTGGCACTGCGATATATGGAGCCGCGCCTGGCCGACCGGAAGCGCATTTGGAGTCTGGCTTTGGAGCTGGAGAGTCTGCAGAACCAGGTGTCTGGCACAGTCTGTAAAGGGGCTCGTCTTCTGACAGCTTTCGACACATCGAAAAATGGCCGGATAAAGAAGAATGAGCATACACGCGATTGGAGAAAACTCGATTGGAACACTGCTGGTATCAACCTCTGCACAGAGTATGAGCTATTCTATGTGGGATGCAGGCCTTGGTTTGCTCGGATTCTTCGTTTCCGATCACGTCTCCACGTTAGCCACCTCTGGGTGTCGTTTGTCCGCATGAGCGGCCGTTCCTTTGTCTCAGGCTTCCGGTTCGTCAAGCCAAATGGGAAAATCAACAGTCTGGGCTACATCCACCCCGACCAAGAGGTCAAGATTTGCTTTTCGAATGGTCGACATGAATCCCCATACACCATCTCGGGGTGGCAGTTGGCCGCGGAAAGACAAGGATTCAGAGCCGTTGCTGTGCTGACTGCCGACGGTGCCATGTCCTGCTGGGCAGGTGAGCCGGACGACGTCCCCAGATGGCGCTTGAGAGGACTAGGAAAACGGATATCAGCCGTCAAGGCGGAATTTGATGTGAGTAGGACCTCTTTTCATGACTCGACTCGGTTGAGTCTTACCACTCTTCACCCCTAGGCACTCAAGCTCGTCTCTCTGAGCAGAAACATCCCGGGGAGTGAGAGCATCGTTGACGGACGTTTTAATCCCGAGGAATATGCCTGGAAGCCCGACATACCACCCGACCATATTTTTCTCAGCCACCCGGATGATCCTGTCAGCAATGGCGTAATACCATATCCCTTGGAAGCCATTATGTTTGGTGGCCCACGCGGAGAACTCCTCTCCCAGCTGACCGAGATTGCCATCCATAAGAGCAGTCGATGCATGTACCGCATCGAGTTTCTATACACGGACCCGTCAAAGAACATGTTCATTGGGGATGCGGATTACGAGTTTCACACGTATGACACTCCCAAGCGCTCAATAATGATCGATGTGCCTGGCGGAGAGAGGATAGTGGACGCGAAGATGAGAAATGAAGGCCAGCGGGACGATGCCCTACTGGTATGTATTTCCCAGTATGATGCATACCAGATACTTGGCTAATCATCAATAGCTTCAAACAAACCGCGGACGGGAGTTCCTGTTGGGCGACCCGAGCTGTCGGCCATTTGAGCGGTGGGATTCACTTGCTCCTGGTTCCCTCGTCATCGGCCTTTTCCACATAGACGTAAGTTCTGTGATGCCCCCCCCTTTGCAACTTGATGTTAATCAATCCTTACAGACAACGCCTATTGTTCGTATAGGAGTCATGTCCATCAACCCCGAAACCAACGGCAACCAGAGTGAAGCCAAGGAAGCCCATGAAGGGGACTGATCGATCATTGGTCCTGGTGATAGAGACACAGAGGCACCTTTTTGAAAGTTGGCGCTGGAACATGGAAGTCACTCTGGACGCAAACAACATCACAGCCGGGACGGAGGCAAACTGAGCAACGGTTCTCAATTGACTGGCAGCTCCTTGTAAGATAGATTTCATAGTGTAGGAGTCCAGTTGCCCTTGAAATACATTTGTACGGGGCATGTGCATTGTTCACACAACACGTTCCGTGTAGCTTACCCACTGGGCGTCGGGACCACTGTTGGCTGGCTCGATGTCTGAGCTGGTGGCCCAGTGGGCGTAGCAGTGGGCGGCAGAGCCGTGGTCGAGATGAAGTGACAGACGCAAGTACTAGAAATGTCAGAATAAACGATGCTGGAAGGGCCTAGACGACATACGGAGCGCAGGACCAAAAGTCGGCGTTCTTGCTGGCGCACTTGGGGGATGGTTAGTAACTAAATTACCGAGAGAAGAGTCTGAGCCATACATCGATCTGACACTTTTTCTTGCCTCCGGGATGCATACAAGGATACTCAGGGGGAAGGTCGTGACGAGCGAAGAGGAGGCCTACGGCAGGGAGCCCGGGGACGGCGATGGCCTGCACAGGGGCAACAGCGAGTCCCGCGATAATGATTCCAAAGAGCTGCATGGTTGAAATGAGGGTATAGAAGTGAATATGGGTGTAATGAGTGTGAGGGTGTAGTTGTCTGGATCGACTTGAGACTTGCTTGATGGAGGTATTTGGAGAGAAACCTGGCCTTTTATAGTCATGGAGTAGTCCTACTGAacagaaataagaaatttaacCTTCATGTGACTGAGATTGTCTCCCTTCGAGCGAAGTGTTTAATTATTGCGACCCCTTTCGTTTTCGTTGTGTGCTTGTGTCTGTCTTGAGAGGAGCTGGTGTTGTATTGCACGACGCCGGAAACGAAGCTCTCCGTCTGAGAGCCTAAGCAAGATAGGCTCTCCTGGAGTGTCTCCGTTAGATAAGTTTAAGACATGACTCTTAAGCACCCCCTCTAGGAGGGCATGCTTAGCCGTGATGCGCCTCCCTGTAAACTCTGATATGTATGCACCATGCAAGAGAATCTTGCATTTGGAAGAAATGAGCCGTTGAACTTGACTCACAGCATCTCCAATGCCGTGAAGCTCAGGGGCGGGGAAACGGCGCGATCCGCGACATTGTTATTAGCATCGGTACGCAGGGCAAGACATGTTCTCACATTCCACTGTCTGCTGGGGCTGAGTGCCGACATTCTTTCATCTTCAGCTCGAGTGCGCCATGTCTAGGTCCTACTTCGCATGTGCTTGAGGAACTCCGGCTCTCGAAACGTCACTCTAGCGCCATGTCTTGGTGGTAATCTCGAACAGTTGAGGGATTGGTGACGTTACTCAGAGAGCCGAGCGCTATTGTTGCGCACTTGGCTTGGGCACTGTAAATTCCTCATCGCCGCTTTAGGACAGCCAAAACTTCTATGCCTTTAATAAGTGAGAAGGACTTTTCTTAATCAAGATATCTAACTCTATCGGCCATGATGTATTATACGAGCCCAAGTATCGAGTGACCAGGCTCACGCAAAGCAAAGTAGCTCACCGCCTCAGACATTCTCGTTTCCCTTGCTCTTGAAGCACGGCGTTTGTAAAAAGTAATGCTTCAAGACACGGGGAATGTCCCACTAGAGATATAGGCTCGAGCCTGACCAATCCAGTGGCTTGTTGCGAAGCACAACATGCCTGAATTTTCAAGACATTTGAAGTTCATTATGTCTAGCCTTCGCATATGGGCTGAAGACATCCTGGAACTTGAGCTTTACGATGTAATTCACATGGAAAAGCACCTCTCTGGTGAGGGAAAGCCTGGTGGTGGCTTGGGCTGGGAATGAAGGATTCTTGCTCCGTGATGCAGGGGTGGAACTTGGTATAGAAATGAAAATTCTCAATGGTTACGAATAAATGAAGTTATTAGACATTGATGAAAGAGAAGCGCCGTATGAAAAGAAGTGCGAAATTGCAATCACATGAAATGAAAATGCGCTGACTGAGAGGTATTGGTGATGGGTGCCCTGTCTCCGCTCCCCTTGTTATCAATACTCTTTATTCTATTTCTAAACCTTTTTCATGTGTAGCGAATGctattaagctaaaaaggggaaataattatacttcGTTAAGGTTAAGATATGTGATGCTGAGGTTGCCGAGCAATTCCTGTGGCATGAACggtgaagaagggaaaaaatCAAGCAAACCTCGTTCCGTTTGATGACGCCCTTGGCTCAGTTAAGGTGCCAAACAACTGATTTCTCTTTTCCCATTGTTACTAGGATGAGCACAAGTTTGGAGAGTCGGCAAACGTTAGGGTTTATGGTCAGGATGGCGCAACTCCCCGGCATCGAATCCTCGCTACAATGGTTGCTGAacaaccatcatcttccgTAGTATAGTGGTCAGTATGCAAGCTTGTCACGCTTGAGACCCGGGTTCAATTCCCGGCGGGAGAGATCGCCACAAGCGTTACGCTTGAGTTCCTTTTTTTGCAATTTTCTTGGTTGGCGTGGAGGTGCCAACTCACCTATCCGAGCCTCCCATGAGCAACCCCTGTCATTCGCATTACTTTTTACTTTGTGTTACATTTAGCTCATTATCATCTCAATACAAACTGATCCAATAAACCAGTTGTTATCGTGATAAAATGGTGGAAACACAGTGAAGCGGCTCTCCATGCTCAATGTGGTAAGCCTCGACTTCTCGGGCGGGGACGGGACATTCCGATCAGATGACCTCCCAGCTGTCAACAACAGTGGGGACGGAGTTTTATCCCATCACCTTGCGCTTATCTTTACCCCGCAAACGGCTTCGTGATGTGTTCCACACGGAAACGCGGAGAATTACAATGATAGAGTTGGTGGAAGCGGATTGGCTCCGATTGGAGTTGAACCTTTGAGTTCCGGTCTGGATAGCGACTACAAATGAGAATCAAAGTCCATGTTTAACCTTCCAGTTCTTCATCATCTATCTTCGCTGTCTTTATATCACCCGCCTTAGATACCCCCAAGTCATCCTCTTTACTTATCAACTCAACCACCACATCAAAAATGGAACGGTTCGATGTAGCTGTTGTCGGCCTGGGTGCTCTTGGAAGTGCGGCGGCATACCACGCTTCTCTGAAGGGCGCCAAGGTCATCGGTTTCGAGCAATTCGAGTTTGGCCACGTTCGCGGAGCTTCCAGTGATACTTCTCGTATCGTCAGAACTTCATACGGAGAGCCCGAGTACGTGGCACTCGCTCGATCGGCTTACAAGGACTGGGCCGACCTGGAGCGAAGAACTGGCCAGGAGCTGTTGACCATCACTGGCGGCATCATCTTCTTTCCCCCAAACACTGGCCACAAGATGTTCTCTGTCGAGGGATACACAAAGAGTCTCGACCTTAACGGGGTTCCTTATGAGCTTCTCTCTGCTCAAGAAGTGAACAAGCGGTGGCCTCAGTTCAAAGTCCCTGAAAACGTCCAGGCTGTCTACACTGCCGACTCTGGTATTGCCCACGCCTCAAAATCAGTCTCGGCTATGCAGTTTCTGGCTCGCCAACACGGCGCCGTTCTCAAGGAGAGGACTCCAGTCGACCGTGTCACACCTGATGGCGCTGGCACCGGTGTTGTTATTGAGACGCCGAAGGGTAAATTCTATGCCAAGAAGGTCATCCTCGCAACTGATGCCTGGACGAACAAGCTTCTGAAGCCCCTTAAGGCCGAGATTCCTCTTGATGTTATGCAGGAGCAGGTGACCTACTTCAGACCAAAGGATTCAGATCTACGAAACTTTGAGCAAGACAAGTTCCCTGTTTGGATCTGGGGCGGCCTTCCCAGCTTCTACGGCTTCCCCAGCTATGGCGAGCCAACAATCAAGGCTGCCCGGGATACCTCATACAACCGCATGACCCCCGAGGAACGAACCTACATCCCCTCACCAGAACTGTCAAAGGAGCTCCAAGACTTTATGAGCAACACAATACCTGGCAAGGGTGAGCCCATGCGAACGGTGACCTGCCAGTACACCATCACACCGGACCGCCAGTTTATCATCAGCCCGTTGGAGAAGCACAAGGATGTCATTGTGGCCTTGGGTGCTGCGCATGGATTTAAGTTTGCACCTGCGATTGGtcgtgctgctgctgagctggCGATTGATGGAAAGTCTACCAATGActtgtctctctttggtGTTCCCAAGGTAGCTGCACCTAGCAGCAAGCTGTAGAGATAGAGGAGAAacggatgaggaggagatgccATCAAGCGATCAGCGTATTAAAAAGCGGCCAAATAAAAACAGATTGAGACAACTCCTTGTACCATGGTGCCATGATTTGCCAATCTTGTGAATAGGGACCTGTGTGAATAGGGATACAGAGTGTCCAGCGGATGAACAACTCAACAGTATCGAGGAGAACTATAACAAGAAGTTTCAAACAACACCTAACGAACTGCATCGAACTCAAAGGCCTCGCGTCTCACGATAAGCAGATGGCAAGATGTTCTC from Fusarium falciforme chromosome 2, complete sequence includes these protein-coding regions:
- a CDS encoding F-box domain-containing protein; amino-acid sequence: MLSCALCGRWLKKSDKPTWMREYRAIYVSGVNLCEAKLSGVGRFGGSGRKYLPAESHRRYDDADFNENGDSPLRVWGFVFHAACWEIITILFQPDVQLIFSLCFSMPIHGEAILDWGHDYGGIVVGIPDDENPPMLTYIARPSIPGYGRDPYTMYPIQRLFNSANIPNHMLIDIPARGSPINPDGDVFRRLPNELLQAILVELPREYVGSLRQASPIFASLHLSESFWASRFWRGHEFHHIFETLRSRPDSWEKLYLALRYMEPRLADRKRIWSLALELESLQNQVSGTVCKGARLLTAFDTSKNGRIKKNEHTRDWRKLDWNTAGINLCTEYELFYVGCRPWFARILRFRSRLHVSHLWVSFVRMSGRSFVSGFRFVKPNGKINSLGYIHPDQEVKICFSNGRHESPYTISGWQLAAERQGFRAVAVLTADGAMSCWAGEPDDVPRWRLRGLGKRISAVKAEFDALKLVSLSRNIPGSESIVDGRFNPEEYAWKPDIPPDHIFLSHPDDPVSNGVIPYPLEAIMFGGPRGELLSQLTEIAIHKSSRCMYRIEFLYTDPSKNMFIGDADYEFHTYDTPKRSIMIDVPGGERIVDAKMRNEGQRDDALLLQTNRGREFLLGDPSCRPFERWDSLAPGSLVIGLFHIDTTPIVRIGVMSINPETNGNQSEAKEAHEGD
- a CDS encoding DAO domain-containing protein, giving the protein MERFDVAVVGLGALGSAAAYHASLKGAKVIGFEQFEFGHVRGASSDTSRIVRTSYGEPEYVALARSAYKDWADLERRTGQELLTITGGIIFFPPNTGHKMFSVEGYTKSLDLNGVPYELLSAQEVNKRWPQFKVPENVQAVYTADSGIAHASKSVSAMQFLARQHGAVLKERTPVDRVTPDGAGTGVVIETPKGKFYAKKVILATDAWTNKLLKPLKAEIPLDVMQEQVTYFRPKDSDLRNFEQDKFPVWIWGGLPSFYGFPSYGEPTIKAARDTSYNRMTPEERTYIPSPELSKELQDFMSNTIPGKGEPMRTVTCQYTITPDRQFIISPLEKHKDVIVALGAAHGFKFAPAIGRAAAELAIDGKSTNDLSLFGVPKVAAPSSKL